The following are encoded in a window of Rubellicoccus peritrichatus genomic DNA:
- a CDS encoding TetR/AcrR family transcriptional regulator, which translates to MGRQSDAKERLMRAMTDLIWERSYGSVTVDTICTKAEVKKGSFYHFFKSKADLMLATLDWAWEVEARPFFDEYFSPTLGGVERLRKVFEHAYRETVDTQKKYGRVLGCPYFNLGAEVSGVEPVVLNKIRYLLILYRRYFESAIRDAVAEGEVSNRDPERTARCLFSLYQGILTQSRIEDNPEIVRELSQHLDMVLGLEKATVAV; encoded by the coding sequence ATGGGAAGACAAAGTGATGCAAAAGAACGCCTGATGCGTGCGATGACCGATTTGATCTGGGAGCGCAGCTACGGCTCAGTCACGGTCGATACCATCTGCACTAAGGCAGAAGTGAAGAAGGGAAGTTTTTATCACTTCTTCAAGTCCAAGGCAGACCTGATGCTGGCCACTCTGGACTGGGCTTGGGAAGTGGAGGCGCGTCCCTTTTTCGATGAATATTTTTCCCCAACTTTAGGCGGTGTCGAGCGCTTGCGTAAAGTCTTTGAGCATGCCTACAGGGAAACTGTCGATACCCAGAAAAAATATGGCCGCGTTCTTGGCTGCCCTTATTTCAATCTTGGTGCTGAAGTCAGCGGAGTTGAGCCAGTTGTGCTAAACAAAATTCGTTATCTGCTGATTTTGTATCGCCGCTATTTTGAATCAGCCATTCGTGATGCTGTGGCAGAGGGAGAAGTCAGTAATCGAGATCCGGAGCGAACAGCGCGTTGTCTTTTTAGCCTCTATCAAGGCATATTGACTCAGTCTCGTATTGAGGACAATCCTGAGATTGTGCGCGAACTGAGCCAGCACCTTGATATGGTTCTTGGCCTGGAGAAAGCTACTGTTGCCGTGTAG
- a CDS encoding efflux transporter outer membrane subunit translates to MHLRIVSNTSLSALVLLLAGCAVSKDYEKPMVSTPVDYQFDPLEGEDMPGATETDRWWERFEDPILDQLLALLEVQNPSLLAARARVDQARATLGVSRSALYPELAADGSVAYARDQFQPDDEWIYNVGAAASYEVDLWGRVQRGVEASMADLQATDADAAAVRLALQADLATAYYSLRFVDAEIDLFDNSIELRVRQLELVQSQYDAGQVSRLALAQAETELARVRSQRIGLNRTRVDFENALAILVGLAPQDFDIEPLDLASPVPMVPPGIPSELLRRRPDIVTIERLMASAHARIGVAEADFYPRLLINGSGGYLTTSAGDLFAGGSNSLFSIGPAVSVPLFTGGRLESNLEFADAAYAETFENYRATILNAFREVENSLNAQQVLAEQEVAQRVAVEAAQNAARISTLRFEQGLVSYLEVVDSERARLEEEEILLQVQRDRYLASVFLVRALGGGFDESQLALYSSSYHVSENDEEQGG, encoded by the coding sequence ATGCACTTGCGAATTGTATCCAATACATCCCTTTCCGCTTTGGTCCTCCTGCTTGCCGGCTGTGCCGTAAGCAAGGATTACGAAAAACCGATGGTCAGCACGCCAGTGGATTACCAATTTGATCCGCTCGAGGGTGAAGACATGCCTGGTGCCACTGAGACGGATCGCTGGTGGGAACGTTTTGAAGATCCCATCCTCGATCAATTGCTTGCATTGCTTGAGGTTCAGAACCCGAGTCTGCTTGCCGCACGTGCGCGAGTTGATCAGGCGCGTGCGACACTTGGTGTCAGCCGCTCGGCATTGTATCCGGAATTGGCAGCCGATGGTTCGGTTGCATATGCACGTGATCAATTCCAGCCGGACGACGAGTGGATTTACAATGTTGGCGCTGCGGCATCTTATGAAGTCGATCTTTGGGGTCGTGTTCAGCGAGGTGTCGAGGCATCCATGGCAGACTTGCAGGCAACGGATGCTGATGCTGCCGCGGTGCGGCTCGCCTTGCAGGCAGATCTTGCTACGGCGTATTATTCACTTCGCTTTGTGGATGCAGAGATCGATCTTTTTGACAACTCAATCGAGCTGAGGGTTCGTCAGTTGGAGCTTGTGCAAAGCCAGTATGATGCGGGACAGGTATCGCGGTTAGCTCTGGCGCAGGCGGAGACCGAACTCGCCCGGGTTCGGTCGCAGCGGATCGGATTGAACCGCACTCGAGTTGATTTTGAAAATGCCCTCGCGATTCTTGTCGGCCTGGCACCGCAGGATTTTGATATCGAACCATTGGATCTGGCCTCTCCTGTTCCGATGGTACCACCTGGGATTCCCTCCGAGCTCCTCCGTCGCCGTCCGGATATCGTCACAATAGAACGCCTGATGGCTTCGGCTCATGCGCGCATTGGCGTTGCCGAAGCCGACTTTTATCCGCGTTTGTTGATCAATGGCAGTGGCGGTTATTTAACCACATCGGCGGGAGACCTTTTTGCAGGTGGCTCGAATAGTTTGTTTTCGATTGGGCCTGCAGTTTCAGTTCCACTCTTCACTGGTGGCCGGCTTGAGTCCAATCTTGAATTTGCTGATGCCGCCTATGCGGAAACTTTTGAGAACTACCGGGCTACGATTCTGAATGCCTTCCGGGAAGTAGAGAATTCATTGAACGCCCAGCAGGTGTTAGCGGAGCAGGAAGTCGCGCAACGCGTTGCCGTTGAGGCCGCTCAGAATGCTGCCCGTATTTCAACGCTTCGTTTTGAACAGGGTTTGGTCAGCTACTTGGAAGTGGTCGATAGCGAGCGTGCTCGTTTGGAGGAGGAAGAGATTCTTCTTCAGGTTCAGCGAGATCGCTACCTGGCCTCAGTCTTTCTCGTCCGCGCACTCGGTGGTGGTTTTGACGAAAGCCAGCTGGCTTTGTATTCTTCATCATATCACGTTAGTGAGAACGATGAAGAGCAGGGCGGGTAA
- the nifJ gene encoding pyruvate:ferredoxin (flavodoxin) oxidoreductase: MKSIPFAITDANEAVASVAYRLSENIAIYPITPSTPMAELSDEWAAANKPNLWGDVPTVVQMQSEGGVAGAIHGSLTGGTLATTFTASQGLLLMIPNMYKIAGELTPFCLHVTARSLATHALSIFGDHSDVMACRGTGFAMLCSNNNQEAQDLAAIAHAATLTSRVPFLHFFDGFRTSHEINTYEPLSDDTLSKLIDHQAINNHYTRGMTPDAPTIRGTAQNPDVFFQARESANHFYEAVPAITEATMANFAKITGRKYHLFDYYGAPDAKRVIIVMGSAVDTCRQASEALNTAGAKTGILAVRLFRPFSSTHFISALPKTVERIAVLDRTKEPGALGEPLYLDICAAFRQCQQNGQWKGRHDPIVIGGRFGLGSKEFTPAMAKAVFDNLVESEPKASFTVGINDDVTKYSLPIDEDFDAPLSDTYAAVFFGLGSDGTVGANKNTIKIIGEETENCAQAYFVYDSKKSGAMTVSHLRFGPRPIHAPYLIQSAMFVGIHQWQFVAKYDILKYAASGATILLNTPYPQDQVWDHLPHEVQYALITKSLKLYAIDAYKVAHDTGMGRRTNTIMQTCFFAISGILPRDEAISKIKNAIQKTYAQKGPSIIDKNYAAVDATLEHLHAIEIPEVADAVHHMDNNLPSTAPDFVQRVTATMLRGEGDQLPVSAFPVDGTWPTGTSHWEKRNIATEIPVWDPDLCIQCGKCALICPHATIRTTFYPKEELEDAPNDFLSAQYKNDKLTDNLFTLQVAPEDCTGCSLCVTVCPVKDKANPRRKAINMEAHEPILEREKTNWTFFESLPVPDSTTFGLTVKETQLRKPLFEFSGACAGCGETPYIKLLTQLFGDRLIIGNATGCSSIYGGNLPTTPYTTNHEGRGPAWSNSLFEDNAEFTLGLRLAADKKTEIARSLLKKLTPQIDKTLAREILMSREVSELDILAQRERVEALKRSLQSLDSKEAKRLGVLADFLVRKSVWAIGGDGWAYDIGFGGLDHVMATGRNVNILVLDTEVYSNTGGQASKSTPLGAVAKFAAGGKATPKKDLGLIAMGYGNVYVASIAMGANERQVIQALTEAESYDGPSLVIAYSHCIAHGYNLNYGPAQQKLAVDCGHWPLYRHDPRRTEDNQSALKLDSKAPKKHIREYAKNEVRYRMLQRSQPERATALLNRAQERTNDQRKLYENLADIESESPTTNKS, translated from the coding sequence ATGAAATCGATCCCTTTTGCGATAACGGACGCGAATGAAGCAGTTGCCTCAGTCGCTTATCGGCTGAGTGAAAACATCGCCATTTACCCAATCACACCGTCAACCCCAATGGCGGAACTTTCAGATGAATGGGCCGCTGCCAATAAGCCAAATCTCTGGGGCGATGTGCCAACAGTCGTCCAGATGCAGAGCGAAGGGGGAGTTGCCGGCGCAATCCACGGGTCGCTGACGGGAGGAACACTCGCCACGACGTTCACTGCCTCCCAGGGATTACTCCTGATGATCCCAAATATGTATAAAATTGCGGGAGAATTGACTCCATTTTGCCTCCATGTCACCGCCCGCAGCCTGGCGACTCATGCGCTTTCCATCTTTGGCGACCATTCTGATGTCATGGCTTGTCGTGGAACCGGCTTTGCCATGCTTTGCTCGAACAACAATCAGGAAGCACAAGATTTAGCTGCCATTGCCCACGCAGCTACACTGACATCGCGCGTGCCCTTCCTCCATTTTTTTGATGGCTTTCGCACTTCGCACGAAATCAATACCTATGAGCCACTTTCCGACGATACACTGAGTAAGCTTATTGATCACCAGGCGATCAACAACCATTACACACGAGGAATGACCCCGGACGCTCCGACGATTCGTGGCACTGCACAAAACCCTGATGTGTTTTTTCAAGCCCGTGAATCAGCAAATCACTTTTACGAAGCAGTACCTGCAATCACCGAGGCCACAATGGCCAATTTTGCCAAAATCACCGGACGCAAGTATCATCTATTTGATTACTATGGTGCACCAGACGCGAAACGCGTAATCATCGTCATGGGTTCGGCTGTGGATACTTGTCGACAAGCAAGCGAAGCGCTCAACACTGCTGGAGCAAAAACCGGCATCCTGGCCGTCCGGCTTTTCCGTCCTTTCTCTTCAACGCACTTCATCTCAGCGTTGCCCAAGACGGTTGAGCGTATTGCGGTACTGGATCGAACGAAAGAACCTGGTGCACTCGGCGAACCGCTTTACCTCGATATCTGCGCCGCATTCAGACAATGCCAGCAAAACGGCCAATGGAAAGGCCGACATGATCCCATCGTAATCGGCGGACGTTTTGGACTTGGGTCAAAAGAGTTCACTCCGGCAATGGCCAAAGCGGTTTTCGATAATCTCGTCGAAAGCGAACCAAAGGCCTCATTCACTGTCGGTATTAACGACGACGTAACGAAATACTCATTACCCATTGACGAAGATTTTGATGCGCCACTATCAGACACTTATGCTGCTGTATTTTTCGGCCTTGGCAGTGACGGCACAGTGGGGGCGAATAAGAATACGATTAAAATCATCGGTGAAGAAACTGAAAACTGCGCCCAAGCTTACTTCGTCTACGACAGTAAGAAAAGCGGCGCCATGACAGTAAGTCATCTGCGTTTTGGGCCACGTCCGATTCATGCACCTTACCTGATACAAAGTGCGATGTTCGTCGGCATCCATCAATGGCAGTTTGTTGCTAAATACGATATATTAAAGTATGCGGCCAGTGGTGCCACCATCCTTCTAAACACCCCCTACCCTCAAGACCAGGTCTGGGATCACCTGCCGCATGAAGTCCAGTATGCGCTGATCACAAAAAGTCTGAAGCTCTACGCAATTGATGCTTACAAAGTTGCACATGACACCGGTATGGGACGGCGCACCAATACCATCATGCAGACTTGCTTTTTTGCCATATCAGGAATTCTGCCGCGAGATGAAGCTATTTCAAAAATCAAAAACGCAATCCAAAAAACTTACGCGCAAAAAGGACCGTCAATCATAGATAAAAACTATGCAGCGGTCGATGCGACGCTTGAACACCTCCATGCGATAGAGATTCCAGAAGTCGCAGATGCAGTGCATCACATGGACAATAATTTGCCTTCAACGGCACCGGATTTTGTTCAACGCGTCACCGCAACGATGTTGCGTGGTGAGGGAGATCAATTACCCGTATCCGCCTTTCCTGTCGATGGGACCTGGCCGACCGGGACCAGTCATTGGGAGAAGCGCAATATCGCTACAGAAATTCCAGTGTGGGACCCCGACCTGTGCATTCAATGTGGCAAGTGTGCACTCATCTGTCCACACGCAACGATTAGGACGACCTTTTACCCCAAAGAAGAACTGGAAGATGCACCAAACGATTTCCTATCAGCTCAATATAAGAACGATAAGCTTACGGATAATCTTTTCACCCTTCAAGTCGCGCCGGAAGACTGCACCGGCTGCTCGCTCTGTGTCACAGTATGTCCGGTTAAGGACAAAGCCAACCCGCGACGCAAAGCCATCAACATGGAAGCGCATGAGCCCATCCTTGAGCGCGAAAAAACCAACTGGACCTTCTTTGAATCCTTGCCCGTTCCTGACTCGACAACATTCGGACTTACAGTCAAGGAAACACAACTGCGGAAACCACTCTTCGAATTCTCCGGTGCTTGCGCTGGCTGCGGCGAGACGCCATACATCAAGCTGCTAACCCAGCTGTTTGGCGATCGCCTCATCATCGGCAATGCCACGGGCTGCTCATCTATTTACGGAGGCAATTTACCAACCACGCCTTACACTACCAATCATGAGGGACGTGGACCGGCCTGGAGCAACTCACTCTTTGAGGATAATGCTGAATTCACTCTTGGCCTGCGACTTGCTGCCGACAAGAAAACAGAAATCGCCCGCAGCCTTCTGAAGAAACTCACTCCGCAAATCGACAAGACACTGGCTCGCGAAATTCTCATGAGCCGGGAAGTAAGCGAACTGGATATTCTTGCACAACGTGAACGCGTCGAGGCACTCAAGCGCAGCTTGCAATCACTTGACTCCAAAGAGGCCAAACGCTTGGGCGTGCTTGCCGATTTTCTCGTAAGAAAGAGCGTCTGGGCCATCGGTGGAGACGGCTGGGCTTATGACATCGGCTTCGGCGGACTCGATCATGTGATGGCCACCGGGCGCAATGTCAACATACTCGTCCTCGACACAGAAGTGTATTCAAACACAGGCGGGCAAGCCTCAAAGTCAACCCCGCTTGGAGCAGTGGCGAAATTCGCCGCTGGTGGTAAGGCGACCCCCAAAAAAGACCTTGGGCTCATTGCAATGGGCTATGGCAATGTTTATGTCGCCAGCATAGCAATGGGAGCAAATGAACGCCAGGTAATCCAGGCACTGACCGAAGCAGAGAGTTACGATGGCCCCTCACTGGTCATCGCCTACAGCCATTGTATTGCACATGGTTACAACCTCAACTACGGACCCGCCCAACAGAAACTGGCAGTCGATTGTGGACACTGGCCATTATATCGCCATGACCCACGCCGTACCGAAGACAATCAGTCCGCACTCAAGCTGGATTCCAAAGCACCTAAAAAACACATACGCGAGTATGCCAAAAATGAAGTCCGCTACCGCATGCTCCAACGAAGCCAACCCGAACGAGCAACAGCATTGCTCAACCGCGCACAAGAGCGCACCAATGATCAACGCAAACTCTATGAGAACCTTGCGGACATCGAATCCGAATCACCAACTACTAACAAATCATGA
- a CDS encoding efflux RND transporter periplasmic adaptor subunit, producing MKTNKLILTKRIAFANISLFGVLFLIIGSNLHAFDMTPTVRVEPVEVEVDHATQRVIGTLRAVSRADVASQESGAVIEVMIDEGQTVKANQPLARLDARRIEAQLKGAKAALVTAKSLIKQRKVEVDRAKKDMAMHDRLLKNEASSESEFLDAERDLLVAETQYESANNTLIEIQSNIDLLEVRLADSTIVAPFDGQVVASHVEPGEWLAPGTVVATLISSGKIEAWLTVPERLAGSVKRHGPDFTVRVRAVDEEFKPINTEIIPEIDMRARTFNVIVTIDNKSGVLNPGMSVTADLPAGESQEYVALPRDALIRANGDTYVFIVKNTGEALPVAEQLPVEIAFEHNGQAFVLPGAIQEGDMIVIEGNERLMPGASVNAIIDSSGAAFAQKETAETAGS from the coding sequence ATGAAAACGAACAAATTGATCCTGACCAAGCGCATCGCCTTCGCTAATATAAGCCTCTTTGGTGTGCTTTTCCTTATTATTGGCAGCAATCTGCATGCTTTTGATATGACGCCGACAGTGCGCGTCGAACCAGTTGAAGTAGAAGTCGACCACGCAACGCAACGCGTCATCGGAACTTTAAGAGCTGTTTCGCGGGCTGATGTTGCTTCTCAGGAATCGGGCGCGGTTATTGAAGTGATGATCGACGAAGGTCAGACCGTGAAAGCGAACCAGCCACTTGCCCGTTTGGATGCGCGACGAATTGAAGCGCAACTGAAGGGGGCCAAAGCTGCACTTGTGACGGCAAAGTCTCTGATCAAGCAACGCAAGGTGGAGGTTGATCGTGCCAAGAAAGACATGGCGATGCATGATCGTTTGTTGAAGAATGAAGCGAGCTCTGAAAGCGAATTTCTGGATGCGGAGCGGGATCTGCTTGTGGCAGAAACACAGTACGAATCTGCTAACAACACCTTGATTGAAATTCAGAGTAATATTGATTTGCTTGAGGTTCGTTTGGCTGACTCAACGATTGTTGCGCCGTTTGACGGCCAAGTGGTGGCCAGCCATGTCGAGCCGGGAGAGTGGCTTGCGCCGGGAACTGTCGTCGCCACCTTGATTTCATCCGGAAAGATCGAAGCCTGGCTGACTGTTCCCGAGCGTTTGGCTGGTAGTGTTAAGCGACATGGGCCAGACTTTACTGTTCGGGTAAGGGCCGTTGATGAAGAATTCAAGCCGATCAATACCGAGATCATTCCTGAAATCGATATGCGAGCACGCACTTTTAATGTGATTGTTACGATTGATAATAAAAGTGGTGTATTGAATCCTGGTATGTCTGTCACGGCCGACCTGCCGGCGGGAGAATCACAGGAATACGTGGCATTGCCTCGTGATGCGTTGATTCGTGCCAATGGCGATACCTATGTGTTTATCGTAAAAAATACCGGTGAGGCACTTCCTGTTGCGGAACAGCTTCCCGTCGAAATCGCTTTCGAGCACAACGGTCAGGCTTTTGTTTTGCCGGGTGCGATTCAGGAGGGCGATATGATCGTTATCGAAGGTAATGAGCGTCTCATGCCAGGTGCTTCAGTCAATGCCATCATCGATTCCAGTGGCGCAGCATTTGCTCAGAAAGAGACTGCGGAAACAGCCGGTTCCTGA
- a CDS encoding efflux RND transporter permease subunit — MNTLIQLAVRQPITICVGIILVIASGFLAFSGVPVRMAPEVDSVIISVSTFWENASPAEIESDVIEEQEAVLGDLSGLEAMTSISQAGSGQLRLQFKTGTDINAAMAEVDQKLSEVPGYPLAVNEPTIEGYDPESVDYIAWIGLASTDPEFDATTLYDFMERRVRPRFERLRGVSRVGVLGAREAEVQILVDPVELALRGITYAELVDAIQLTNDNFSGGSISEGKNDIRVRAIGRFHDVDLVKQMVIRRDESGPVYLGDVAEVIETHKEMVEWVRARGHLMPFFNFQLESGANQLETMALIQEEMELMNEPGGLLDQHAKRLGLNGTLELVQTYDSSTYVVDAIALVKSNIVFGGILAVSTLLLFLRSVRTVGIIGIAIPISVLASIVVLIAMGRSINIISLAGMAFAVGMVVDNAIVVIENIFRHLEMGKSVRRASIEGTQEVARAVFASTITTMVVFIPILLIQDSAGQLFRDIALAIMAAVGLSLIVSITVIPAAAAKILKPKDVLESLDGSRGFPKLCGAHWKPIHWLGLGLKGFFTMAKNLPDTISKLIYRLTGSAGKSAIVVAAFTILTLGGIWLLMPPMDYLPKGNRNIIFSAVIPPPGYGISQLSEIGHRIEGKVSPSWEISGDKFQVEEVVRGSDDSTVEDRREPIPMGDGSGETLLPPMLEHYFLVAWDGRMFQVGIFSDKKRVVDGIPFFNDALSGSIAPDVFGFSFQFPLFTTGGQSGSAIKIDLIGDDLEMVSNSAGALLFSLMESFGPFAVTPEPANFLLPAPELRFIPDDERLRELGMSRRDVGYAVQANGDGLILVRQFELGSELKDLKIISPDAIGDNPVDALLGIPLATADGQIVDLGSVASIERVREPEQIKHVDRQRAVTLQFTPPPGLPLETAIATVDEKVAALREAGAIPQEVEVNQAGSAGKLAEIKNALLGDGSFGGLLASSLFLAFVVIYLVMVVLFQSWTYPLVIMLTVPLATFGGFLGLYLIHVWSLADRYMPVQNLDVLTILGFVILAGVVVNNAILIVHQALNFFHHGDDGHRLTAREAISRSVKTRVRPIMMSTLTSVGGMLPLVFLPGSGSELYRGLGAVVVGGLLVSTIFTLILVPIVLSFILRDEHHEGEDKDEAASVDVAPQSDANTPSEPVLAH, encoded by the coding sequence ATGAATACTTTGATTCAGCTTGCAGTACGTCAGCCGATCACAATTTGCGTTGGCATCATTTTGGTGATTGCCTCCGGTTTTCTGGCCTTCAGTGGTGTGCCGGTTCGCATGGCTCCGGAGGTTGACTCCGTTATTATTTCTGTTTCCACCTTCTGGGAGAACGCATCACCCGCCGAAATCGAAAGCGACGTTATTGAGGAACAAGAAGCGGTTCTCGGTGATTTGAGCGGGCTTGAAGCGATGACAAGTATCAGTCAGGCCGGCAGTGGGCAGCTTCGTCTCCAGTTCAAAACCGGAACCGACATCAACGCCGCGATGGCCGAAGTTGACCAGAAGCTCAGCGAAGTTCCCGGTTATCCGCTTGCCGTTAATGAACCGACGATTGAAGGCTATGATCCCGAGTCGGTGGACTATATTGCATGGATTGGCCTTGCTTCGACTGACCCCGAATTCGACGCCACGACGCTCTATGATTTTATGGAGCGCCGCGTCCGTCCTCGCTTTGAACGCTTGCGCGGTGTTTCCCGTGTGGGCGTCCTGGGGGCACGCGAAGCCGAAGTGCAAATTCTTGTTGATCCGGTTGAGCTTGCGTTGCGTGGTATCACCTACGCCGAGTTGGTGGATGCGATCCAGCTAACCAATGACAACTTTTCCGGTGGTAGTATTTCGGAAGGAAAAAACGACATCCGGGTTCGGGCGATTGGTCGATTTCATGATGTCGATCTCGTCAAGCAGATGGTGATACGTCGCGATGAGTCGGGGCCGGTTTACCTCGGTGATGTTGCCGAAGTGATTGAGACCCACAAGGAGATGGTCGAGTGGGTGAGGGCACGTGGGCATCTCATGCCGTTCTTTAATTTCCAACTGGAAAGTGGTGCTAACCAGCTGGAGACTATGGCATTGATTCAAGAGGAGATGGAATTGATGAATGAGCCAGGCGGTTTGCTCGATCAGCATGCCAAACGCCTGGGGCTCAATGGAACGCTGGAACTGGTTCAAACCTATGACTCCTCCACCTATGTGGTCGATGCGATTGCCCTGGTGAAAAGCAATATCGTCTTTGGTGGCATTCTTGCCGTCTCCACCTTGCTGCTTTTCCTTCGCTCCGTCAGGACGGTTGGTATTATTGGCATCGCGATTCCGATTTCAGTGCTGGCCTCCATTGTTGTCCTCATTGCGATGGGACGGTCTATTAATATTATTTCTTTGGCGGGGATGGCCTTTGCCGTCGGCATGGTCGTGGATAATGCCATCGTTGTGATCGAAAATATTTTCAGGCATCTCGAAATGGGTAAGTCGGTTCGTCGTGCTTCGATTGAAGGAACCCAGGAAGTGGCCCGAGCAGTCTTTGCTTCCACCATTACGACAATGGTGGTTTTTATTCCCATCCTTCTGATTCAAGACTCAGCCGGTCAGCTTTTTCGTGACATCGCATTGGCCATTATGGCGGCGGTTGGTCTGAGCCTGATCGTATCGATTACGGTAATCCCAGCAGCCGCAGCCAAGATTCTAAAGCCGAAGGATGTGCTCGAAAGTCTGGACGGTTCTCGAGGTTTTCCAAAGCTTTGTGGTGCGCACTGGAAACCAATTCACTGGCTTGGGCTAGGGTTGAAGGGGTTCTTCACCATGGCGAAAAATCTTCCCGATACTATTAGCAAGTTAATATATCGACTGACTGGATCGGCCGGGAAGAGTGCCATTGTTGTCGCCGCTTTCACGATTTTAACCCTTGGGGGGATCTGGCTGTTGATGCCCCCGATGGATTATCTGCCGAAGGGAAATCGTAACATCATATTCAGTGCGGTGATTCCGCCGCCAGGCTATGGTATTTCACAGCTCTCGGAAATTGGTCACCGGATTGAAGGCAAGGTAAGCCCTTCGTGGGAAATATCCGGTGATAAGTTTCAGGTTGAAGAAGTGGTTCGCGGATCGGATGACTCGACAGTCGAAGATCGGCGTGAACCCATTCCGATGGGTGATGGTAGCGGCGAGACTTTGCTGCCGCCTATGCTGGAGCACTATTTCCTTGTCGCATGGGATGGCCGGATGTTTCAAGTTGGTATTTTCTCCGATAAAAAGCGAGTCGTCGATGGCATACCGTTTTTCAATGATGCCTTGTCCGGTTCCATTGCTCCGGATGTCTTTGGCTTTTCTTTTCAGTTTCCTCTTTTTACCACAGGTGGCCAAAGTGGTTCCGCGATCAAGATCGATCTGATTGGAGATGATTTGGAAATGGTTTCCAACTCAGCTGGTGCGCTTTTGTTTTCGCTGATGGAATCTTTCGGCCCCTTTGCTGTCACGCCTGAGCCGGCTAATTTTCTTCTTCCAGCACCGGAGTTAAGATTTATTCCTGATGATGAAAGATTACGTGAATTGGGAATGAGTCGTCGGGATGTCGGCTATGCCGTCCAGGCCAATGGCGATGGATTGATTCTGGTGCGTCAGTTTGAGTTGGGCAGTGAGCTTAAGGATTTGAAGATTATTTCTCCCGATGCGATTGGAGACAACCCGGTTGATGCCTTGCTGGGAATTCCTTTAGCAACTGCGGACGGACAGATCGTCGATCTGGGAAGCGTTGCTTCGATCGAACGCGTGCGTGAGCCGGAGCAAATCAAACACGTGGACCGGCAACGCGCCGTCACACTTCAATTCACGCCGCCTCCCGGACTGCCTCTTGAGACAGCCATTGCTACGGTTGACGAAAAAGTAGCAGCCTTGCGCGAGGCTGGTGCGATTCCACAGGAGGTTGAAGTCAACCAGGCAGGGTCTGCCGGAAAGCTCGCTGAAATTAAGAATGCGCTGCTTGGTGATGGTTCGTTTGGCGGTCTGCTGGCCAGCTCGCTCTTTCTTGCTTTTGTTGTGATTTATCTGGTCATGGTCGTTCTTTTCCAAAGTTGGACCTATCCTTTGGTCATCATGTTGACGGTTCCGCTTGCCACCTTTGGCGGTTTCCTTGGGCTTTATCTTATCCATGTCTGGAGTCTGGCAGACCGTTATATGCCGGTGCAAAATCTGGATGTCCTGACGATTCTCGGTTTTGTCATTCTGGCTGGTGTGGTGGTTAACAATGCCATCCTCATCGTTCACCAGGCGCTTAACTTTTTCCATCACGGTGATGATGGGCATCGGTTGACTGCGCGTGAGGCGATCAGCCGGTCGGTTAAGACACGTGTTCGTCCTATTATGATGAGTACGCTGACTTCCGTTGGTGGTATGCTGCCGCTGGTTTTCCTTCCTGGTTCTGGGAGTGAACTCTATCGTGGCCTTGGTGCTGTTGTTGTTGGTGGGCTACTTGTTTCTACGATATTCACACTGATTTTGGTGCCCATTGTTTTGAGTTTTATCCTCCGTGATGAACATCATGAAGGAGAAGATAAGGACGAAGCGGCTTCTGTTGACGTGGCTCCGCAATCAGATGCAAATACACCTTCCGAGCCTGTTTTAGCACATTGA